A genome region from Paenibacillus sp. J23TS9 includes the following:
- a CDS encoding NAD(P)/FAD-dependent oxidoreductase: MTSHSNDVEISDLLIIGGGPTGMFASFYCGMRQASATLIESMPQLGGQLTALYPEKYIYDVAGFPKVTAQELVDNLSKQMELFQTNVRLEEKVTSLTKQDERHFIVTTDKGEYHSRAIIITAGVGAFQPRRLEVEGAEKFEKSNLHYFVNDLNKFKGRKVLITGGGDSAVDWALMLEPIAEQVTLVHRRDKFRAHEHSVENLMNSKVNVVTPTEITNLHGENTISKVTLSHVKTKETQDIEVDDVIVNFGFVSSLGPIAEWGIEIESNSILVDSRMETNIPGIFAAGDITTYPGKLKLIAVGFGEAPTAVNNAKVYIDPDAKLSPGHSSNMKL, from the coding sequence ATGACATCACACTCAAATGATGTTGAAATATCCGACCTGCTCATCATTGGGGGAGGTCCCACTGGCATGTTTGCTTCCTTTTACTGCGGCATGCGTCAGGCGTCTGCTACGCTGATCGAGAGCATGCCCCAGCTCGGCGGGCAGCTTACCGCCCTATACCCGGAGAAATACATTTATGATGTAGCGGGTTTTCCAAAAGTGACTGCCCAGGAGCTTGTGGACAATCTGTCCAAGCAGATGGAACTATTCCAGACCAATGTACGCCTGGAAGAAAAGGTGACTTCTCTGACGAAGCAGGATGAGCGTCATTTCATCGTGACTACAGACAAGGGAGAATACCATTCCAGAGCTATTATTATTACGGCCGGTGTCGGCGCGTTTCAGCCCCGCCGCCTCGAAGTTGAAGGCGCAGAGAAATTCGAGAAATCGAACCTGCATTATTTTGTTAACGATTTGAACAAGTTTAAAGGCAGAAAGGTACTGATTACCGGCGGCGGCGACTCAGCCGTAGACTGGGCCCTCATGTTGGAGCCAATCGCCGAACAGGTAACGCTGGTTCACCGCCGCGATAAGTTCCGCGCTCATGAGCACAGTGTCGAAAACCTGATGAATTCCAAGGTTAACGTCGTTACACCAACGGAAATTACAAATCTGCACGGCGAGAATACGATTTCGAAAGTAACGCTCTCCCATGTGAAGACCAAAGAAACACAGGACATTGAAGTCGATGATGTGATCGTTAACTTTGGCTTCGTTTCTTCCCTTGGTCCAATTGCCGAGTGGGGCATCGAGATCGAATCGAATTCCATTCTCGTGGATTCCAGAATGGAAACCAATATTCCGGGTATATTTGCCGCAGGCGATATTACCACCTATCCAGGCAAGCTTAAGCTGATTGCCGTAGGCTTCGGCGAAGCGCCAACCGCTGTGAACAACGCAAAGGTGTACATTGATCCGGACGCAAAGCTCTCACCGGGACACAGCAGCAACATGAAGTTATGA
- a CDS encoding iron-sulfur cluster assembly accessory protein, producing MINISDSASDKLKEMLTEQEIPNMFLRLGVQEGGCSGFSYAMGFDDEESENDVYMDVNDLKVVVDKQSLPLINGLEIDFEDAGMSGGFTMSNPNATATCGCGASFRTAAQAGKPAPEEC from the coding sequence ATGATTAACATTAGCGATTCCGCTTCCGATAAGCTTAAAGAAATGCTCACTGAGCAGGAGATTCCGAACATGTTCCTTCGTCTGGGTGTACAGGAGGGCGGCTGCAGCGGTTTTTCCTACGCCATGGGTTTTGACGATGAAGAATCGGAGAACGACGTATATATGGATGTAAACGATCTGAAGGTTGTTGTGGATAAGCAAAGCTTACCCCTCATCAACGGACTTGAGATTGATTTTGAGGATGCTGGCATGAGTGGCGGATTTACGATGAGTAATCCGAATGCTACGGCAACATGCGGCTGCGGAGCTTCTTTCCGTACAGCAGCTCAGGCTGGTAAGCCGGCGCCCGAAGAGTGCTGA
- a CDS encoding NAD(P)/FAD-dependent oxidoreductase — protein sequence MSNIPKIVILGAGYAGILTAQRLQKELNYNEADVTLVNRHDYHYITTHLHMPAAGTDSVENTRVPISKLIDEFKIDLVKSSVQEIRPHEKKVILEDGTLSYDYLVISLGGESESFGIPGLADYAMTIRSINSVRLIRKHIEYQFALYKNERHPQERLNFVVGGAGFSGIEFVAELADRIPELCKEYDVDPNLVNIYNVEAAPSALPGFAPELVEYAMEVLERKGVTFKIGVAIQECTPDGVLLATGEEIKAATVVWTGGIRGNHMIEAAGFETARGRVKVDEYLHAPGHDHIYIIGDNALVFNPEGRPYPPTAQIAMQQGVCCAHNIVAAIRNQQPRKFVYSNKGTVASLGKGEGIAVVGDKHIKGWKAAQMKKLVDMRYLFIIGGIPLVLKKGKFL from the coding sequence ATGAGCAACATTCCCAAGATCGTAATCCTTGGCGCGGGATACGCAGGTATTCTGACAGCACAGCGACTTCAAAAGGAATTGAATTATAATGAAGCAGATGTCACTTTAGTAAACCGTCATGATTACCATTATATTACGACGCATTTGCATATGCCTGCCGCAGGCACGGATAGCGTTGAAAATACACGTGTTCCTATTTCGAAGCTGATTGATGAATTTAAAATTGACCTGGTTAAATCCTCCGTTCAGGAAATCCGCCCTCATGAGAAAAAGGTCATTCTGGAGGACGGCACTCTTTCTTATGATTACCTTGTGATCTCCCTTGGAGGCGAATCCGAGAGCTTTGGTATCCCGGGCTTGGCTGACTATGCGATGACGATCCGCAGCATCAACTCGGTCCGTCTGATCCGCAAGCATATTGAATACCAGTTTGCTCTATATAAAAATGAGAGACATCCGCAGGAACGCCTGAACTTTGTCGTTGGCGGAGCCGGCTTTAGCGGTATTGAATTTGTGGCAGAGCTTGCGGATCGTATTCCGGAGCTGTGCAAAGAATATGATGTGGATCCGAACCTGGTTAATATTTATAACGTAGAGGCGGCGCCGTCTGCGCTTCCCGGTTTTGCGCCCGAGCTTGTGGAATATGCGATGGAAGTGCTTGAGCGAAAAGGGGTTACCTTCAAAATTGGTGTGGCGATTCAGGAGTGCACACCTGATGGTGTTCTGCTCGCTACTGGTGAAGAGATCAAAGCTGCTACAGTGGTATGGACCGGAGGAATCCGCGGCAATCACATGATTGAAGCTGCAGGCTTTGAAACGGCACGTGGACGTGTGAAGGTGGATGAATATTTGCATGCACCGGGTCATGATCATATCTATATCATTGGCGATAATGCCCTCGTCTTTAATCCGGAAGGCCGGCCGTATCCTCCGACCGCCCAAATTGCTATGCAGCAGGGCGTATGTTGTGCACATAACATTGTGGCTGCCATCCGCAACCAGCAGCCAAGAAAATTTGTGTACAGCAACAAAGGCACAGTTGCTTCCCTGGGTAAAGGCGAAGGCATTGCCGTCGTGGGCGACAAGCATATCAAGGGCTGGAAGGCTGCGCAGATGAAAAAACTTGTTGATATGCGCTATCTCTTCATTATTGGCGGTATTCCGCTGGTATTGAAAAAAGGGAAATTCCTGTAA
- the hemQ gene encoding hydrogen peroxide-dependent heme synthase, giving the protein MNEAASTLEGWYALHDFRSINWTAWKSADDEERAMALDELQEFLKEWSEVESANQGSTAVYTIVGQKADFIIMHLRETLEELNAVETAFNKTLFARFTTKSYSYVSVVELSNYLAGSGDGDPMENPHVIARLKPILPKTNYICFYPMNKKRDQNDNWYMLDMEERRNMMRSHGLIGRSYAGKVKQIITGSVGFDDWEWGVTLFADDALQFKKLVYEMRFDEVSARFAEFGSFFVGTLLSADSFEEMLKV; this is encoded by the coding sequence ATGAACGAAGCAGCATCCACTTTAGAAGGCTGGTACGCTCTTCATGATTTTCGTTCCATCAACTGGACAGCCTGGAAATCTGCAGACGACGAAGAACGCGCAATGGCGCTTGATGAGCTGCAGGAGTTTTTGAAAGAATGGTCAGAGGTTGAATCGGCCAATCAAGGCAGTACCGCTGTGTACACCATCGTGGGACAAAAAGCCGACTTTATCATCATGCATCTGCGTGAAACGCTGGAAGAACTTAACGCGGTCGAAACCGCATTCAATAAAACCCTGTTTGCCCGCTTCACAACCAAATCTTACTCCTATGTAAGCGTGGTGGAGCTCAGCAACTATCTGGCAGGCTCGGGCGACGGCGACCCCATGGAAAATCCGCATGTCATTGCGCGTCTGAAACCGATTCTTCCAAAAACAAACTACATCTGCTTCTATCCGATGAACAAAAAGCGTGACCAAAATGATAACTGGTACATGCTCGATATGGAAGAGCGCCGCAACATGATGCGCAGCCACGGGCTGATCGGCCGCTCCTATGCAGGCAAAGTGAAGCAGATCATTACGGGCTCCGTTGGCTTCGACGACTGGGAATGGGGCGTTACGTTGTTCGCTGACGATGCGCTTCAGTTCAAGAAGCTTGTATACGAAATGCGTTTTGACGAAGTTAGTGCGCGTTTTGCCGAATTTGGAAGCTTCTTTGTAGGCACGCTGCTAAGCGCGGATTCCTTTGAAGAGATGCTGAAAGTTTAA
- a CDS encoding YheC/YheD family protein, with protein MGGRQLASKWLKTEALLTDPEVAPYIPHTRGLSKGNLQEMLEAYRFVVVKPIVGGGGYGVIKVTHYGSRYSITHSFKMSHYASFQDMYNALLRVKVKRKYLIQQGIHLARIQGRPIDYRVKYVKNGAQWEFRAMVGRLARSGLFVTNLSKGGNLLSCREGLRRSLPHISSAAKRNEMRHITRKCTSILENHFPGIGELGFDYGLDYSGRIWIFEVNTRPQ; from the coding sequence GTGGGGGGAAGACAGCTGGCAAGCAAGTGGCTGAAAACGGAAGCGCTGCTGACAGATCCCGAAGTGGCCCCTTATATACCGCATACAAGAGGACTGAGTAAAGGAAATCTTCAGGAGATGCTTGAAGCCTATAGATTTGTTGTCGTCAAACCGATTGTTGGGGGTGGCGGATACGGCGTAATTAAAGTGACCCATTACGGATCACGTTACAGTATCACCCATTCTTTTAAAATGAGTCATTATGCATCCTTTCAGGATATGTATAACGCACTTTTGCGGGTTAAAGTTAAACGGAAATATCTGATTCAACAGGGAATTCATCTGGCACGGATTCAGGGCCGTCCGATTGATTACCGCGTGAAATATGTGAAGAACGGAGCACAGTGGGAATTCAGAGCGATGGTTGGGAGACTTGCCAGAAGCGGCCTCTTCGTAACGAATCTTAGCAAAGGAGGAAACCTGCTCAGCTGCAGAGAAGGGCTTCGCCGATCGCTTCCACATATCTCTTCGGCAGCCAAGCGAAATGAGATGCGTCATATCACGCGCAAATGCACCTCGATTCTTGAGAACCATTTTCCTGGAATAGGCGAGCTCGGATTTGATTACGGACTGGATTATAGTGGGAGAATATGGATTTTCGAAGTCAACACTAGACCCCAGTAA
- a CDS encoding sporulation histidine kinase inhibitor Sda, which produces MAILTDEMLLDSYHAAVELMLDRDFITLLLAEIHKRNLEAVQPSVVH; this is translated from the coding sequence ATGGCTATCTTGACGGATGAAATGCTTCTGGATTCTTATCATGCAGCGGTTGAATTAATGCTGGACCGGGATTTCATAACCCTGCTTTTGGCTGAGATTCATAAACGGAATCTTGAGGCTGTCCAGCCGAGCGTCGTTCACTAA